The DNA sequence AGTCTGGATGCCCCCGCCCCAAGACGCTTGGCTGGTCTCAACGCCGCAGCCCTGCTGAAGTTAACCAGCTCGTCTGCTACAAGTAAACAGAGAATGAAGGCTGCACCCACAGCTACTGTCACATCAGACGGCAAGGCTCCGGCTGCGGTCCCAACTCCAAAACAGCACTCCAGAGTCAAACACAAAGGGCGGTCGCATAACCAGAAGGGGAAAAAGGACTCTCCCTTGCACAGTGGCTGCACAGCTTGCAAAAAGAAGGCGGACTTTGAGCCCAAAGTGGAGTGGGAGACAGGCAGCTGCACTCACAGACTGACCAAACCCGGCTACCAGTCACGCAGCATGCTAGCATACCCGTTAAAGCAAGTGAAGGAAGAGCAGCTGGAAACCGAACTGAGCCCGTACTACTGCTGTCCCCCAGAGGGTTCAATGGAATACTGTCACCGCTTGGCCTTCTTCCTGGGCCAGCAGCCCTACGGAGAGTCGGACGATCAGCCACTTAACTCAGCCATGACCCCTGTGAAGCGCGAGTGCCTCGTAACCTCACCGTCCCTGACGCATTCTCACCCGCACACAGCCCTGACTCTCAGCCCCCACCCTTGCCTCTGCACTGCCGACCACTGCTTCTCCAGCTACTACGTTCACATCGCCCACCCGACACACACTGGAACGACGTCAGCGAGCCTGGCCCCTCGACCTCTGAACTTTGCCCCATCCGGTTTGTGCCCTAATCAGATGACCGGCTCCAAGCTGCTGGGTCCGCGGATGTCCCACTCTTCGGGGCTGCCCCATCCCGCCTACTGCAACTCGGTGGCTTCACCCTGTTATAGTGAAGCCTGTGGGATCGGCGGCTACACCTACAGAGCCATGCCTCCCGTCACCAGCAGGGGTTGTTCTTTTAGCACAGGATGCACTGGATGCACACACAGCATCAAAACAGGTGAGCAGGAAATGGAGATAGTTGATTTCTCAAGTATTTCAGCTGATGGCAAGTGCATCATAATGAACATTATGTCACTTTGTTTCACTCATCTTCAGCCTTCGTTGTGTAGCTGCTATTATGAAAAAAAGACTTATCCTAATATTATACTAGGACCAGGTTTTTGCTGAACTAAAGAGTCCTTTGTTGTTTAGTATGTGCCTCAAGCTAGCTGTGGCCCAACAAGTGTGAACatttttgttgctgcttttgttttttttgttggtatGAGCTTTGAAAGTGCCCACAGCTTGAGGCTATGACTGAGATATTTCATGATAAGGGGGCTGCAAGCTCAGATGTTGTGTTCTCCGTAacaattgtgttttatatatatatatatatatacatataaatatatatgaacTGATGAATAAGATTAAAGAAGCGAGTTGTTTTTAAGTCAATCTACAAGGGAAccgtttctgttgtttttccactGATTTAAAGCAAGACTgtgtaacttttgctgaacagtGGCCTCGTAccttaaagatcccttccaggCATGTttcaagaaatataaaaaaaatctctgctttgaataataatttgtttctaatatgttttttcaacaaaaattACCTTGTGAAaattccttctccctcattaaaaatccagaatctatgtatatgcaaatattattaatatcaaaAGTTTTACTGCTGGACACtagatgtctcctgcttcactttacagtgtttgtgcaccggaggcttcaaatttccacatcacacatgtgtaagttgtatactggaccatgattggctccaacctagttgtgatgtcacaaatcatgctcgacGTTTAACTCAGATTTTAAATGAGCacggagaaactttccactctcagcagatgaatgtgaaaacagccttctagtgtcaaactgtgcgcatacatcattctgcacagtgaaggtcaaacatccttcactgtttttttccaaGAAAAAGTGtagagtggagggagactttaagttTTACTAATATTAGCTGAAATGAGACACCATTAGCTTACTGCTCATATCAAACTAAGTAAGGCTGTAGCAGCTAAACCCCTAAGTGTATAGAATTGAGCaagtgtgtgttattttgtctttcaaaaGTTTCATAGTCTTGCTCTTTTGAGTGCtaattgtgtcttttttgctttcttgctgcaTTATTGAAAAGTTTGACATTGTCCCTTTACATTTCCAGAGGGTTACACCTCCCCTCAGGGTGACCACAGCCCCTCACTCCTGGTTCCCCCCTCCATGCCCATCTCCAGCTGCCCTTTATCCAGCGTTCCCACTTCCACCCAGGCTAAACCCCACCTGCTGACCCCGCTGTCGGGGCGAGACCAACCCCAGGCCAGGCTGAAGCTGGGCAGAGAATGCCCACAGAGCACCAAACCCTCCAACGGCTCCCTGTCCATGGGCCGCACACGGGTGCCCCAGAAACAGCCGTCACCCGTGCCAAGCCTCAGTGGCGCCAAGCAAAAGAGAGTCAGCCGCAGACGTGCCACCAACGGCTGGAGGCCTGTTGGGATGCCCACAGAGAAGGAGGTTTTTATTGCGGTAGGTTATTTATGAGTAAAGATGAGCCAGATCAGAAAGCCATGAGGTTGTCTCTCTggtaaaacttttttcttttatatagCTAATAATACCCTGTCAGTAAAAAACCTTAGCATCCACACAGCTTCctggcagagagaaaaaaatcagctcTTGGGGGGGAAAAGATAATTGTGTTCTGACCACAGAGTTTCGTGTGACAGATTCCTTTTTGTCTTTATAATGAGAATTATATCAGTCcttgtcggtgtgtgtgtgtgtgtgtgtgtgtgtgtatatgtgcacgTGTACATGTCTGTCTCAGGGAGAGGATGAGACGGCCCTGCGGCAGTGTTATGAAGGAGTCGAGAGGGACGGTGAAGTGATACATGTCAGAGACACTGTGCTGCTACGATCGGGCCCCAGGAAGAAATCCCTCCCGTATGTTGCCAAGATATCAGCACTGTGGGAGGACCCCAAAACAGGTAAAGGAGGCGAGGAGTGGGGGGATCACTGAGAGTAATGGTcagcatggatggatggacaaaGGGACATACAGACAAGATTGTTTatctgtacctgtgtgtgtgtgtgtgtgtgtgtgtgtgtgtgtgtgtgtgtgtg is a window from the Thunnus thynnus chromosome 18, fThuThy2.1, whole genome shotgun sequence genome containing:
- the LOC137169242 gene encoding bromo adjacent homology domain-containing 1 protein translates to MTHARQKGSLRQSHSSVEWWDNCPLWPHGGTMGGAWPERSLRFGRTKKISKVIKQGKDMAKKMNDKRGRTKKSDQNRKLDRRRDKKRDRKSYPLRGRTGGSDGEGLSCHVLLTRLEESIREQKRSEEKERKLSLKHKSRKGKSSERKGKKLLPKTKSKSNSPSQSECIHVPQPRKRRLASLNAEAVNSLLLERATDPQPAAKQAKRQEEPMSGGGSLDADSSRSSLHGGPKASRGNTSKASTSHKLELCQSSKQVKKAKANRGDESRGMSLESLDAPAPRRLAGLNAAALLKLTSSSATSKQRMKAAPTATVTSDGKAPAAVPTPKQHSRVKHKGRSHNQKGKKDSPLHSGCTACKKKADFEPKVEWETGSCTHRLTKPGYQSRSMLAYPLKQVKEEQLETELSPYYCCPPEGSMEYCHRLAFFLGQQPYGESDDQPLNSAMTPVKRECLVTSPSLTHSHPHTALTLSPHPCLCTADHCFSSYYVHIAHPTHTGTTSASLAPRPLNFAPSGLCPNQMTGSKLLGPRMSHSSGLPHPAYCNSVASPCYSEACGIGGYTYRAMPPVTSRGCSFSTGCTGCTHSIKTEGYTSPQGDHSPSLLVPPSMPISSCPLSSVPTSTQAKPHLLTPLSGRDQPQARLKLGRECPQSTKPSNGSLSMGRTRVPQKQPSPVPSLSGAKQKRVSRRRATNGWRPVGMPTEKEVFIAGEDETALRQCYEGVERDGEVIHVRDTVLLRSGPRKKSLPYVAKISALWEDPKTGELMMSLFWYYRPEHTQGGRDPGAHCENEIFASRHQDENSVACIEDRCYVLPLAQYCRFCALVKRRAEGAPPGSASMVPCCPDFAPPSHRCVPTDVDPELVYLCRHVYDFRYGRILKNLQ